Proteins encoded together in one Telopea speciosissima isolate NSW1024214 ecotype Mountain lineage chromosome 4, Tspe_v1, whole genome shotgun sequence window:
- the LOC122658015 gene encoding fructose-bisphosphate aldolase 1, chloroplastic-like isoform X2 produces the protein MASASMIKSSPVLDKSEWVKGQSLRQPSASVVRCHPITPSALTIRAGSYADELVKTAKTIASPGRGILAMDESNATCGKRLASIGLENTETNRQAYRTLLVSAPGLGNYISGAILFEETLYQSTVDGKKMVDVLVEQNIVPGIKVDKGLVPLAGSNDESWCQGLDGLASRSAAYYEQGARFAKWRTVVSIPNGPTALAVKEAAWGLARYAAISQDNGLVPIVEPEILLDGEHGIDRTFEVAQKVWAEVFFYLAENNVMFEGILLKPSMVTPGAECKERATPEQVADYTLKLLSRRIPPSVPGIMFLSGGQSEVEATQNLNAMNQAPNPWHVSFSYARALQNTCLKTWGGRPENVKAAQEALLLRAKANSIAQLGKYTGEGESEESKKGMFVKGYVY, from the exons atggcGTCTGCATCGATGATCAAGTCTTCTCCAGTGCTGGACAAATCCGAATGGGTGAAGGGTCAGTCCCTTCGCCAACCGTCGGCCTCGGTGGTTCGATGCCACCCCATAACCCCATCCGCGCTCACCATCCGTGCGGGTTCATACGCCGACGAGCTTGTCAAGACCGCC AAAACGATTGCATCTCCAGGGCGTGGGATCTTGGCTATGGACGAGTCGAACGCAACCTGTGGCAAGCGATTGGCGTCGATTGGGCTGGAAAACACCGAGACCAACCGCCAGGCCTACAGAACACTACTGGTGTCGGCTCCAGGGCTGGGTAACTACATCTCTGGAGCCATTCTCTTTGAGGAGACGCTGTACCAGTCCACAGTCGATGGCAAGAAGATGGTCGACGTGCTTGTTGAGCAGAACATTGTCCCCGGTATTAAGGTCGACAAG GGTCTAGTCCCCTTGGCCGGTTCCAACGACGAGTCGTGGTGTCAAGGTCTTGATGGCCTCGCCTCCCGCTCTGCTGCTTACTACGAGCAGGGAGCTCGTTTCGCAAAATG GCGTACTGTTGTAAGCATTCCCAACGGCCCAACTGCACTAGCAGTGAAGGAAGCAGCATGGGGTCTTGCTCGCTATGCTGCCATTTCTCAA GACAATGGGTTGGTCCCGATTGTGGAACCGGAGATATTACTGGATGGTGAGCATGGGATCGACAGGACCTTCGAGGTCGCCCAGAAAGTTTGGGCGGAAGTCTTCTTCTACCTTGCAGAGAACAACGTCATGTTTGAAGGAATCCTCCTCAAGCCCAGCATGGTCACTCCTGGGGCTGAGTGCAAGGAAAGGGCCACACCCGAGCAGGTCGCCGATTACACCCTCAAGCTCCTCAGCCGAAGAATTCCCCCATCTGTCCCAGGAATCATG TTTTTGTCTGGTGGGCAATCCGAAGTTGAAGCAACCCAGAACCTGAACGCCATGAACCAAGCTCCAAACCCATGGCATGTGTCTTTCTCGTACGCCAGAGCCCTCCAGAACACTTGCCTCAAGACATGGGGAGGAAGGCCAGAGAACGTGAAGGCAGCCCAAGAGGCTCTCCTCCTCCGAGCCAAGGCCAACTCTATTGCTCAGCTTGGCAAATACACCGGTGAGGGGGAGTCTGAAGAGTCCAAGAAAGGAATGTTTGTCAAGGGCTACGTTTACTAA
- the LOC122658016 gene encoding B-box zinc finger protein 19-like isoform X2: MRTLCDVCESAAAILFCAADEAALCSSCDEKVHMCNKLASRHVRVKLADPSDVPRCDLCENAPAFFYCEIDGSSLCLQCDLIVHVGGKRTHGRYLVLKQRVEFPGDTPGQFEDLPMQPLDQGEIRRKQNQKPKLTMRENLQNLMVSPVPVLNSNTDSQRKMDTEMIDLNACPSRVHEQEQASNNLVHGIDVLSDNNHEASIVPVGSFKREPEK; the protein is encoded by the exons ATGCGAACACTTTGCGACGTTTGCGAGAGCGCAGCGGCCATTCTTTTCTGCGCTGCCGACGAGGCTGCTCTTTGCAGTTCTTGTGACGAGAAG GTCCATATGTGTAACAAACTTGCTAGTCGACATGTACGGGTCAAGCTGGCTGATCCTAGTGATGTTCCTCGTTGTGACTTATGTGAAAATGCACCTG CATTCTTTTACTGTGAAATAGATGGAAGTTCCCTTTGCCTGCAATGTGATTTGATTGTACATGTTGGAGGTAAAAGAACCCATGGAAGATATCTTGTATTGAAACAGAGAGTTGAG ttTCCAGGGGATACACCTGGCCAATTTGAGGACCTGCCAATGCAACCTTTGGATCAGGGGGAGATTAGAAGGAAACAAAACCAGAAGCCTAAACTGACTATGAGAGAAAATCTACAAAATCTCATGGTCTCTCCTGTTCCAGTGCTAAATTCTAACACTGacagccaaaggaagatggatACCGAAATGATTGATCTAAATGCTTGCCCCAGTCGGGTACATGAGCAAGAGCAAGCTTCAAATAATCTG GTGCATGGAATTGATGTTCTAAGTGACAATAATCATGAAGCAAGCATAGTTCCTGTGGGATCTTTCAAAAGAGAGCCTGAGAAGTGA
- the LOC122658018 gene encoding uncharacterized protein LOC122658018: MEIEEISSGSSLPLLSLNHISLLCRSVSTSAAFYEEVLGFVVIKRPSSFNFNGAWLFNYGVGIHLLENNSSNEYDMLFLSRPINPQDNHISFQCTDIGFVKRRLQELGIKYVTAVVNEGRIRVDQVFFHDPDGYMIEICNCDKLPVLPLSSPFLPEIPISSPFKESKGSTCKKMVDGCGLMENAMMESLSMEMMNFSF; the protein is encoded by the exons ATGGAAATTGAGGAGATAAGCAGTGGTTCATCACTTCCCCTCCTTTCATTGAATCATATATCCCTGTTGTGCAGATCTGTGTCAACTTCTGCTGCATTTTACGAAGAGGTCTTGGGCTTTGTTGTCATCAAACGACCctcttctttcaattttaatggAGCCTG GTTGTTCAATTATGGAGTTGGGATACACTTGCTTGAGAATAATTCTTCTAACGAGTATGATATGCTATTTCTCTCAAGACCCATTAATCCACAGGACAACCACATTTCATTCCAG TGCACCGACATTGGCTTTGTTAAGAGGAGATTGCAAGAGTTGGGGATTAAGTACGTGACAGCAGTGGTTAATGAAGGAAGGATAAGGGTGGATCAAGTGTTCTTCCATGACCCAGATGGATATATGATCGAGATCTGCAACTGTGATAAACTTCCAGTTCTTCCACTCTCCTCCCCATTTCTACCAGAGATTCCTATATCTTCCCCTTTCAAGGAGAGTAAAGGGAGTACTTGCAAGAAAATGGTGGATGGGTGTGGACTGATGGAGAATGCAATGATGGAGAGCTTAAGCATGGAGATGATGAACTTctcattttaa
- the LOC122658016 gene encoding B-box zinc finger protein 19-like isoform X3 yields MRTLCDVCESAAAILFCAADEAALCSSCDEKVHMCNKLASRHVRVKLADPSDVPRCDLCENAPAFFYCEIDGSSLCLQCDLIVHVGGKRTHGRYLVLKQRVEFPGDTPGQFEDLPMQPLDQGEIRRKQNQKPKLTMRENLQNLMVSPVPVLNSNTDSQRKMDTEMIDLNACPSRVHEQEQASNNLV; encoded by the exons ATGCGAACACTTTGCGACGTTTGCGAGAGCGCAGCGGCCATTCTTTTCTGCGCTGCCGACGAGGCTGCTCTTTGCAGTTCTTGTGACGAGAAG GTCCATATGTGTAACAAACTTGCTAGTCGACATGTACGGGTCAAGCTGGCTGATCCTAGTGATGTTCCTCGTTGTGACTTATGTGAAAATGCACCTG CATTCTTTTACTGTGAAATAGATGGAAGTTCCCTTTGCCTGCAATGTGATTTGATTGTACATGTTGGAGGTAAAAGAACCCATGGAAGATATCTTGTATTGAAACAGAGAGTTGAG ttTCCAGGGGATACACCTGGCCAATTTGAGGACCTGCCAATGCAACCTTTGGATCAGGGGGAGATTAGAAGGAAACAAAACCAGAAGCCTAAACTGACTATGAGAGAAAATCTACAAAATCTCATGGTCTCTCCTGTTCCAGTGCTAAATTCTAACACTGacagccaaaggaagatggatACCGAAATGATTGATCTAAATGCTTGCCCCAGTCGGGTACATGAGCAAGAGCAAGCTTCAAATAATCTGGTATGA
- the LOC122658016 gene encoding B-box zinc finger protein 19-like isoform X1, translating into MRTLCDVCESAAAILFCAADEAALCSSCDEKVHMCNKLASRHVRVKLADPSDVPRCDLCENAPAFFYCEIDGSSLCLQCDLIVHVGGKRTHGRYLVLKQRVEFPGDTPGQFEDLPMQPLDQGEIRRKQNQKPKLTMRENLQNLMVSPVPVLNSNTDSQRKMDTEMIDLNACPSRVHEQEQASNNLVHGIDVLSDNNHEASIVPVGSFKREPEKFWRIGVLTSEPHFKLIVGRTSVTHVTIHEVEKMLDNFFFLKSFGCFSMYSQCLSIK; encoded by the exons ATGCGAACACTTTGCGACGTTTGCGAGAGCGCAGCGGCCATTCTTTTCTGCGCTGCCGACGAGGCTGCTCTTTGCAGTTCTTGTGACGAGAAG GTCCATATGTGTAACAAACTTGCTAGTCGACATGTACGGGTCAAGCTGGCTGATCCTAGTGATGTTCCTCGTTGTGACTTATGTGAAAATGCACCTG CATTCTTTTACTGTGAAATAGATGGAAGTTCCCTTTGCCTGCAATGTGATTTGATTGTACATGTTGGAGGTAAAAGAACCCATGGAAGATATCTTGTATTGAAACAGAGAGTTGAG ttTCCAGGGGATACACCTGGCCAATTTGAGGACCTGCCAATGCAACCTTTGGATCAGGGGGAGATTAGAAGGAAACAAAACCAGAAGCCTAAACTGACTATGAGAGAAAATCTACAAAATCTCATGGTCTCTCCTGTTCCAGTGCTAAATTCTAACACTGacagccaaaggaagatggatACCGAAATGATTGATCTAAATGCTTGCCCCAGTCGGGTACATGAGCAAGAGCAAGCTTCAAATAATCTG GTGCATGGAATTGATGTTCTAAGTGACAATAATCATGAAGCAAGCATAGTTCCTGTGGGATCTTTCAAAAGAGAGCCTGAGAA GTTTTGGAGAATAGGGGTACTCACAAGTGAACCTCACTTCAAACTAATTGTTGGAAGGACATCAGTAACCCATGTTACAATCCATGAAGTCGAGAAAATGttggacaatttttttttcctcaaaagTTTTGGGTGTTTTTCAATGTATAGTCAGTGCCTCTCCATAAAGTAG